From a region of the Fischerella sp. JS2 genome:
- the acsF gene encoding magnesium-protoporphyrin IX monomethyl ester (oxidative) cyclase has translation MVDSLKKPGFEELRPGIKVPAKETLLTPRFYTTDFDAMAQMDISVNEDELRAILEEFRADYNRHHFVRDAEFEQSWDHIDGDTRRLFVEFLERSCTAEFSGFLLYKELSRRLKDKSPVLAECFALMSRDEARHAGFLNKALADFNLSLDLGFLTKSKNYTYFQPKFIFYATYLSEKIGYWRYITIYRHLEAHPEDRIYPIFRWFENWCQDENRHGDFFDAVMKAQPQILNDWKARLWCRFFLLSVFATMYLNDIQRQDFYASIGLDAREYDKYVIEKTNETAGRVFPVMLDVNNPEFYDRLEICVQNNEKLTAIANSNTPKFLQFFQKLPYYISNGWQTLRLYFMKPIDATVAEGTVR, from the coding sequence ATGGTAGATTCCCTAAAAAAACCAGGTTTTGAAGAATTGCGTCCAGGAATTAAAGTCCCGGCAAAAGAAACCCTGTTAACACCCCGGTTTTACACCACAGACTTTGATGCGATGGCGCAGATGGATATCTCCGTCAACGAAGATGAATTAAGAGCCATCCTAGAAGAGTTCCGCGCTGACTACAACCGCCATCACTTTGTTCGGGATGCGGAGTTTGAACAATCCTGGGATCATATTGACGGGGATACTCGCCGCTTATTTGTTGAATTTTTAGAGCGTTCTTGTACAGCAGAATTTTCTGGCTTTTTGCTATACAAAGAACTCAGCCGCCGCCTCAAGGACAAAAGCCCTGTTTTGGCAGAGTGTTTCGCCCTGATGTCGCGGGATGAAGCGCGTCATGCTGGTTTCTTGAATAAAGCATTGGCAGATTTTAATCTGTCTCTAGATTTAGGATTTTTGACAAAGAGCAAAAATTACACCTACTTCCAGCCGAAATTTATCTTCTACGCGACTTATCTTTCGGAAAAGATTGGTTACTGGCGCTATATCACTATTTATCGTCATCTGGAAGCACATCCGGAGGATCGAATTTATCCTATTTTCCGGTGGTTTGAAAACTGGTGTCAGGATGAAAACCGTCATGGGGATTTCTTTGATGCTGTGATGAAAGCGCAGCCACAAATATTAAATGACTGGAAGGCGCGGTTGTGGTGTCGGTTCTTCTTGTTGTCAGTGTTTGCGACAATGTATCTCAACGATATTCAGCGTCAAGACTTCTACGCTTCTATTGGGTTGGATGCGCGTGAATATGACAAATATGTGATTGAGAAGACAAATGAAACTGCTGGACGGGTGTTCCCAGTAATGCTGGATGTCAATAATCCGGAGTTTTATGATCGCTTGGAAATTTGTGTTCAGAATAACGAGAAATTGACAGCGATCGCCAATTCTAACACTCCTAAGTTTTTACAGTTCTTCCAAAAGCTACCTTATTACATTTCCAATGGTTGGCAAACTCTGCGCTTGTATTTCATGAAACCTATTGACGCAACTGTTGCTGAAGGTACTGTGCGCTAA
- a CDS encoding FAD-dependent oxidoreductase, whose product MSQLPGKAISYWIASTLSMSHFPSLTHDISVDVAIVGGGIVGITAGMLLKRAGKTVAILDSQQIATGVSGHTTAKITSLHQLIYAQLIKEIGDQKTQIYADSNQAAIERVAQFVEEENINCDFSRRSAYTFAETAENLDDIKKEVEAAVNLGLPASFVTETSLPFSIAGAIKFDNQAQFHARKYLLHLAKLIDGNGSYIFENTRVENVEEGTPCQVVTATGTVKAQNVIVSTNLPILNQGLFFAKTYPKRSYIIAARIDPARAPEGMYIGTGSDYHSIRTTPAGDGGLLLLVGGGGHKVGTVTKTEERYQKLETYARSRFRVEQFEYRWSTQDMVSFDQLPYIGKLTPFSKNVYVATGFSLWGMSKGTLAGMLLSDLILGIDNHWLKLYDSTRTTPFLTTESLKNNLEVGFHWVGDRLKGLDDSSLAAVAKDEAKLLTIDGKKIAAYRDQQGQLHTISATCTHLGCIVNWNSAEKSWDCPCHGGRYDYDGKVLHGPPVKDLESYQG is encoded by the coding sequence ATGTCTCAATTACCTGGAAAAGCAATCTCATATTGGATTGCTTCAACTCTTTCTATGTCTCATTTTCCATCTCTCACGCATGACATATCGGTTGATGTGGCAATAGTGGGGGGAGGTATTGTGGGAATCACAGCTGGTATGCTCCTCAAGCGTGCCGGAAAAACTGTGGCTATCCTTGATTCGCAACAGATTGCAACGGGTGTCAGTGGACATACAACAGCAAAAATTACTTCACTTCACCAATTAATTTACGCGCAATTGATTAAGGAAATTGGTGATCAAAAAACACAAATTTATGCAGATTCTAATCAAGCTGCTATTGAAAGAGTAGCACAATTTGTAGAAGAAGAAAATATCAATTGTGATTTTAGTCGTAGAAGTGCTTATACCTTTGCAGAAACAGCAGAGAATTTAGATGACATCAAAAAAGAAGTAGAAGCAGCAGTTAATTTAGGATTGCCAGCTTCCTTTGTGACAGAAACTTCTTTACCATTTTCTATTGCTGGAGCTATTAAATTTGATAACCAAGCTCAATTTCATGCTCGTAAATATTTGCTGCATCTTGCAAAATTAATTGATGGTAATGGCAGTTATATATTTGAAAATACCCGCGTAGAAAACGTCGAAGAAGGTACTCCCTGTCAGGTAGTAACAGCGACAGGAACTGTCAAAGCACAAAATGTAATAGTATCTACTAATTTACCTATTCTCAATCAAGGACTATTTTTTGCTAAGACTTATCCCAAGCGTTCCTATATTATTGCTGCTCGCATAGACCCAGCAAGAGCGCCAGAAGGAATGTATATTGGTACTGGCAGCGACTATCATTCAATTCGGACAACTCCTGCTGGTGATGGTGGATTGCTGTTATTAGTCGGTGGCGGTGGACATAAAGTTGGTACTGTTACCAAAACCGAAGAACGTTACCAAAAACTAGAAACTTATGCTCGTTCCCGTTTTAGAGTCGAGCAATTTGAGTATCGCTGGTCTACACAGGATATGGTGTCTTTTGATCAGCTACCTTATATTGGTAAACTTACCCCCTTTAGTAAGAATGTCTACGTAGCAACAGGATTTAGCCTTTGGGGTATGAGCAAAGGTACACTAGCAGGAATGTTGCTTTCAGATTTAATTTTAGGAATAGACAATCATTGGTTAAAACTCTACGATTCTACGCGTACAACTCCATTTTTAACTACCGAATCACTCAAGAATAACCTAGAGGTAGGATTTCATTGGGTAGGCGATCGCCTCAAGGGACTTGATGATTCTTCTTTGGCAGCAGTAGCAAAAGATGAAGCTAAGCTACTGACAATTGATGGTAAAAAGATAGCTGCCTACCGCGATCAACAGGGACAACTTCACACAATTTCGGCTACATGCACCCATCTCGGTTGTATTGTCAACTGGAACAGCGCCGAAAAAAGTTGGGACTGTCCCTGTCACGGTGGACGTTATGACTATGATGGCAAAGTGTTGCACGGGCCACCAGTCAAGGATTTAGAAAGTTACCAAGGTTAA
- a CDS encoding BON domain-containing protein → MNKLTFFLISGLLIFTAACDNGARTSQTAPNNTNVSQTETPTAQETQEAKQDAQSELRRRQLNQDIRAREQRNNTFNEGSAQNRNPDNIASEVRSKLEANIPRGSLTVEADKGGVVTVSGTVTNEQELAKIERLAKEIKGVTAVNVKATVVKPKT, encoded by the coding sequence ATGAACAAGCTAACTTTCTTCTTAATCAGTGGTCTTTTAATATTTACAGCTGCTTGTGATAATGGTGCTAGAACAAGCCAGACCGCACCTAATAATACTAATGTATCTCAAACAGAAACACCAACGGCTCAAGAAACTCAAGAAGCTAAACAAGATGCCCAAAGTGAACTTCGCAGAAGACAACTCAATCAAGATATTCGCGCTCGTGAACAGCGAAATAATACATTTAATGAAGGTAGCGCTCAAAATAGAAACCCAGACAACATTGCTAGTGAAGTTCGCTCTAAGTTAGAGGCTAATATCCCCAGAGGTAGTTTAACAGTTGAGGCTGATAAGGGTGGTGTTGTCACCGTTTCCGGAACAGTAACAAATGAACAAGAGCTAGCTAAAATTGAACGTTTAGCTAAGGAAATCAAAGGTGTAACAGCTGTGAATGTTAAAGCTACAGTTGTCAAACCAAAAACCTAA
- a CDS encoding general stress protein — translation MVVGIHRRAVGVFSHRRDAEAALHELRDAGFPMDRVSVVVRDADRNDQIAGAEVTENVGNKADEGATAGAVSGGVLGGLTGLLVGLGTLAIPGIGPIMLAGAAATTLATTLAGAGIGAVAGGLLGALIGLGIPEERARVYNERVGRGHYLVIIDGTDEEIARAEAILRRRGIEEFEVYDIPVGTANYTATPGRDLGVTHKHAIGYFSRLEDAEAAINDLRAAGFPLSQISLIHRDLSRRDRFSGVTLRDRFDDAIHNLRLRLPDHRSRFYHDRINHGDYVVVVSGTDADIQRAAAILNRHGIRDWEIFDPTVDYTTTPGRDLDVTHKQAIGYFSNLRHAEAAIDDLRAAGFPLSQISLINRDLGRDSFPGVSVSDRLDFTRWRLPDQRARFYNERFHNGDYVVVVSGTDADIQRAATILNRHGIQQWEIFDPTATDYVATPAPVSSYGTAPLQRKRAIGVFSHPRDAQAALMELRDSGFPMNQVSLIAKDSGDRLPGVNTGATTNLAAQTKADEGAKAGAATGGVLGGLGGLLVGLGALAIPGVGPVIAGGAVATALATTVAGGAIGAAAGGLTGGLIGLGIPENRARLYSDRFNRGDYLVMVDGTDEQIHRAEAILKRRGIADFDIFDATDIDRTHHAAPVTDTSQTSYSPELGVEEPKVIIIDRREETI, via the coding sequence ATGGTTGTAGGTATACATAGACGTGCTGTAGGGGTGTTTTCTCATCGTCGTGATGCAGAAGCAGCCCTACATGAATTGAGAGATGCTGGCTTTCCAATGGACAGAGTATCTGTCGTAGTGCGTGATGCCGATCGCAACGATCAAATTGCCGGTGCTGAAGTAACAGAGAATGTTGGCAATAAAGCTGATGAAGGAGCAACGGCTGGAGCTGTTTCTGGTGGTGTTTTAGGTGGACTGACTGGTTTATTAGTTGGGCTTGGGACTTTGGCAATCCCTGGAATTGGCCCAATTATGCTGGCTGGTGCAGCTGCAACTACCTTAGCTACAACTCTAGCTGGGGCTGGAATTGGTGCAGTAGCAGGTGGTTTGCTTGGGGCTTTGATTGGTTTGGGAATTCCCGAAGAACGAGCCAGAGTTTATAATGAACGAGTAGGGCGAGGGCATTACTTAGTCATCATAGATGGCACAGATGAGGAAATTGCCAGAGCAGAAGCAATTCTCCGACGTCGGGGAATTGAAGAGTTTGAGGTCTATGACATACCTGTTGGCACAGCCAATTATACTGCCACCCCCGGACGGGATTTAGGTGTAACTCACAAACACGCCATCGGTTACTTTTCACGTCTGGAAGATGCAGAAGCCGCAATTAACGATTTGCGGGCTGCGGGTTTCCCCTTGAGTCAAATTTCCTTGATTCACAGAGATTTGTCACGACGCGATCGCTTTAGTGGTGTCACTTTACGCGATCGCTTTGACGATGCCATTCACAACCTGAGATTGAGACTACCAGATCATCGTAGTCGTTTCTATCATGATCGGATCAATCACGGAGATTATGTAGTGGTTGTTAGCGGTACAGATGCAGATATTCAACGTGCTGCTGCGATTCTCAATCGTCATGGAATTCGAGATTGGGAAATTTTTGACCCCACAGTAGATTACACCACTACCCCTGGACGAGATTTAGATGTAACTCACAAACAAGCCATCGGTTACTTCTCTAATCTGCGTCATGCAGAAGCCGCAATTGATGATTTACGGGCTGCGGGCTTTCCCTTAAGTCAAATATCCTTAATTAATAGGGATTTGGGACGAGACAGTTTTCCTGGAGTGAGTGTAAGCGATCGCTTAGATTTCACCAGATGGAGACTTCCAGATCAGCGCGCTCGTTTCTACAACGAACGTTTCCATAATGGAGATTATGTAGTAGTCGTGAGTGGTACTGACGCAGATATCCAACGTGCTGCTACCATTCTCAATCGTCACGGAATTCAACAGTGGGAGATTTTTGATCCCACAGCAACAGATTATGTTGCTACTCCTGCACCAGTTTCTAGCTATGGTACAGCACCTTTGCAAAGAAAAAGAGCCATTGGCGTATTTTCTCATCCTCGAGATGCACAAGCAGCACTCATGGAACTGAGAGACTCTGGATTCCCCATGAACCAAGTATCTCTGATTGCTAAGGACAGTGGCGATCGCCTTCCTGGTGTCAACACAGGTGCAACCACAAATTTAGCTGCACAAACAAAAGCTGATGAAGGTGCAAAAGCTGGGGCAGCCACAGGCGGAGTGTTAGGTGGTTTGGGAGGTTTACTAGTTGGTTTGGGAGCCTTAGCCATTCCCGGAGTAGGCCCCGTAATTGCAGGTGGTGCTGTCGCCACAGCTTTAGCAACAACTGTTGCAGGTGGCGCGATCGGTGCTGCGGCTGGCGGCCTAACAGGTGGACTCATTGGCTTGGGAATACCTGAAAATCGGGCGCGATTGTATAGCGATCGCTTCAACAGAGGTGACTATTTGGTAATGGTAGATGGCACAGATGAGCAAATCCATCGTGCAGAAGCAATTTTGAAGCGTCGAGGAATTGCAGACTTTGACATCTTTGATGCTACTGATATAGACCGTACGCATCACGCAGCACCAGTTACCGATACTAGTCAAACTAGTTATTCACCGGAATTAGGAGTGGAGGAACCCAAAGTCATTATTATTGACCGTCGGGAGGAAACCATCTAA
- a CDS encoding DOMON-like domain-containing protein, producing the protein MNKQNFSLQPFPTDKSLPNIKITGHIARYGNQINLCYTLSGDLEEIAIAPLSDPPQRQHELWEDTCFEFFLGIKNSQQYWEFNLSPAGHWNIYSFNGYRQGMQEETAFTSLPFSVQYQSDNLVLALNIDLSGIVSQEQTLEVAITTVIKHRDGISYWALTHQGKEADFHLRDSFMIEL; encoded by the coding sequence ATGAATAAGCAAAATTTTTCCCTGCAACCTTTCCCTACTGACAAGTCACTGCCTAATATAAAGATTACAGGCCATATTGCGCGATATGGTAATCAAATCAATCTCTGCTACACACTTTCTGGTGACTTAGAAGAAATTGCGATCGCCCCACTATCAGATCCACCTCAGCGCCAGCATGAACTTTGGGAAGACACTTGCTTTGAGTTCTTTTTGGGCATCAAAAACTCGCAACAGTATTGGGAATTCAACCTTTCCCCGGCTGGACACTGGAATATTTATAGTTTTAATGGGTATCGTCAAGGTATGCAAGAGGAAACAGCTTTTACAAGCCTACCGTTTAGTGTCCAGTATCAATCAGATAATTTAGTGCTTGCTTTAAATATAGATTTGAGTGGTATCGTCTCACAAGAGCAAACCCTTGAAGTTGCAATTACTACTGTTATCAAACACAGAGATGGAATTAGTTATTGGGCGTTGACGCATCAAGGGAAAGAGGCTGATTTTCACCTACGAGATAGTTTTATGATTGAGTTGTGA
- a CDS encoding aminoglycoside phosphotransferase family protein, whose translation MSKYLKTQDTDNLVNIADQFTLQGKVRTVQTFGSGNINDTFLVTVDSPDAKHFVLQRINTQVFRQPQLIMQNMCTFTEHVRMRLQHSPLNRRWEVPRVLLTKDGQDYCTDTEGSFWRAISFIADSQSFDTMQSTEQAKEIGYALGMFHNLISDLPPERLADTLEGFHITPLYLQQYNEVLAKTSPCQSPEVNYCLQFVSGRQTFAHVLEDAKATGKLPLRLMHGDPKINNVMFDTKTNQAVSVIDLDTVKPGLVHYDIGDCLRSGCNPAGEETEEWESVYFDTELCQGILQGYLCVAKEFLTENDYTYIYDAIRLIAFELGLRFFADYLAGNVYFKVKYPEHNLARALVQFKLTESIESQEANICKIIRDVK comes from the coding sequence ATGAGCAAGTATCTCAAAACACAGGACACAGACAATCTTGTTAATATCGCTGACCAATTCACTCTTCAGGGAAAGGTTAGAACTGTTCAAACATTTGGCAGTGGTAATATCAATGACACTTTTCTAGTTACAGTAGATTCTCCAGATGCAAAGCATTTTGTCCTGCAACGGATTAATACACAGGTATTTCGCCAGCCACAGTTGATTATGCAGAACATGTGTACTTTCACTGAACATGTTCGCATGAGGTTACAGCATAGCCCCTTAAACCGTCGCTGGGAAGTGCCGCGTGTACTGTTGACTAAGGATGGTCAAGACTATTGCACAGATACTGAAGGCTCGTTTTGGCGGGCAATTAGTTTTATTGCAGACTCGCAATCTTTTGACACGATGCAAAGCACGGAACAAGCCAAAGAAATTGGCTATGCTTTGGGGATGTTCCACAATCTGATCAGTGATTTGCCCCCAGAAAGACTTGCTGACACCCTCGAAGGCTTTCATATTACGCCACTTTACCTTCAGCAATACAACGAAGTTTTAGCAAAAACTAGCCCGTGCCAATCCCCAGAAGTCAATTATTGCTTACAGTTTGTGAGTGGGCGCCAAACTTTTGCCCATGTTCTGGAAGATGCCAAAGCTACAGGCAAACTGCCTTTGCGTCTAATGCACGGCGATCCCAAAATCAATAATGTCATGTTTGACACTAAGACTAACCAAGCCGTAAGTGTCATAGACCTCGACACTGTTAAGCCTGGTTTGGTACATTACGACATTGGCGACTGTTTGCGATCGGGCTGTAATCCTGCTGGAGAAGAGACAGAAGAATGGGAAAGCGTTTATTTTGATACAGAACTATGTCAGGGAATTCTCCAAGGATATCTCTGTGTCGCCAAGGAATTTCTTACAGAAAATGACTATACCTATATATATGACGCGATCCGTCTCATCGCCTTTGAGTTAGGACTACGATTCTTTGCTGACTATCTAGCCGGGAATGTCTATTTCAAAGTCAAGTACCCAGAACACAACTTGGCGAGGGCGCTTGTCCAGTTTAAGTTAACCGAGAGTATCGAATCTCAGGAAGCAAATATTTGCAAAATTATTCGAGACGTGAAATGA
- a CDS encoding AGE family epimerase/isomerase, with product MGYDLNTLAELYKNTLLDDVLPFWEKHSLDWEYGGYFTCLDREGKVYDTDKFIWLQNRQVWTFSMLCNQLEKRENWLNIARNGANFLAQHGRDADGNWYFALTRAGKPLVQPYNIFSDCFAAMAFSQYALASGEDWAKDVAMQAYNNVLRRKDNPKGKYTKIYPGTRPMKSLAVPMILANLTLEMEWLLSSEILENVLSATVQEVMTDFLDQEKGLMYESVALDGSHIDCFEGRLINPGHGIEAMWFIMDIAHRQNDTKTINQAVDVVLNILNFAWDKEYGGLYYFMDANGHPPQQLEWDQKLWWVHLESLVALAMGYRLTGREACEKWYQKVHDYAWSHFADPEFGEWFGYLNRRGEVLLNLKGGKWKGCFHVPRAMYLCWQQFEGLSSQSV from the coding sequence ATGGGGTACGACTTGAACACGCTAGCAGAACTTTACAAAAACACTCTCCTTGACGATGTACTTCCTTTTTGGGAAAAACACTCTTTGGACTGGGAGTACGGCGGTTATTTTACCTGTCTGGATCGCGAGGGTAAAGTTTACGATACAGACAAATTTATCTGGCTGCAAAACCGCCAAGTGTGGACTTTTTCGATGCTTTGCAATCAGCTAGAAAAACGCGAAAATTGGTTAAATATTGCTCGCAACGGTGCTAATTTTCTCGCCCAACATGGCAGAGATGCTGATGGTAACTGGTACTTTGCACTAACTCGGGCAGGTAAACCACTAGTACAGCCCTACAATATCTTTTCTGATTGCTTTGCGGCAATGGCATTTAGTCAATATGCCCTCGCTAGCGGTGAAGATTGGGCAAAAGATGTGGCAATGCAAGCTTACAATAACGTTTTGCGGCGCAAGGATAACCCAAAGGGCAAATATACCAAAATCTATCCCGGCACACGCCCGATGAAATCTTTGGCTGTGCCAATGATTTTGGCTAACCTAACTTTAGAAATGGAATGGTTGCTATCAAGTGAAATTCTGGAAAATGTTTTATCTGCAACTGTTCAGGAAGTGATGACTGATTTTTTAGACCAAGAAAAGGGGCTAATGTACGAAAGTGTTGCTCTTGATGGTTCACATATTGATTGTTTTGAGGGACGGTTAATTAACCCTGGTCATGGTATTGAAGCGATGTGGTTTATTATGGACATTGCCCATCGCCAAAATGATACTAAAACTATTAATCAAGCTGTTGATGTGGTATTAAATATTCTCAATTTTGCTTGGGACAAAGAATATGGCGGTTTGTACTATTTTATGGATGCAAACGGTCATCCACCACAACAACTGGAATGGGATCAAAAGCTGTGGTGGGTGCATTTAGAATCGTTGGTTGCATTGGCAATGGGTTATCGTTTGACAGGACGGGAAGCATGTGAAAAATGGTATCAAAAAGTACATGATTATGCTTGGTCGCACTTTGCCGATCCAGAATTCGGTGAGTGGTTTGGTTATCTCAATCGCCGTGGGGAAGTGCTGTTGAATCTTAAAGGTGGCAAGTGGAAGGGATGTTTTCATGTACCACGTGCGATGTATCTTTGTTGGCAGCAGTTTGAAGGGTTGAGTTCGCAGTCAGTTTAG
- a CDS encoding phosphodiester glycosidase family protein, with translation MKSQTLLLAITTVLLFTHSPITQALSIPSGFQRVVKDTGVQVYKKDYTNGKLEYVTIVNITEGTIENLIGAVDNTSQDKVSKKTLNQFWQDAVKQNTSSRKARVVVNGAFFSTREQPTGIAFGLKVRGDLITYGYAIGKEYPGQIRTFAVNALLASANIQTYLQQTFARFPEVVGVLDVNADKYPTRYLPRTFVGVRDVNGDRIQETVLLYSSNYARQIDASRVLKDFGASAQAMLDGGGSTGIIVDGKPLISTNRPIPHAIAVYSGK, from the coding sequence GTGAAGTCGCAAACATTACTATTAGCCATCACCACCGTTTTACTTTTCACCCACAGCCCTATAACCCAAGCGTTATCAATTCCTTCTGGCTTTCAACGGGTCGTGAAAGATACTGGCGTACAAGTATATAAGAAAGATTACACAAACGGAAAGTTAGAATATGTCACAATAGTTAATATTACTGAAGGAACTATAGAAAATTTAATTGGTGCAGTAGATAATACTTCTCAAGACAAGGTGAGCAAAAAGACGCTCAATCAGTTTTGGCAAGATGCTGTTAAGCAAAATACATCATCTCGAAAAGCGAGAGTTGTTGTCAATGGTGCGTTTTTTTCTACTCGCGAACAACCAACGGGAATTGCTTTTGGCTTGAAAGTGCGAGGAGATTTGATTACTTACGGCTATGCTATTGGTAAAGAATACCCTGGTCAAATTCGCACTTTTGCTGTAAACGCTTTATTGGCAAGTGCAAATATTCAGACGTATTTGCAACAGACGTTTGCGCGTTTCCCGGAAGTAGTCGGCGTATTAGATGTGAATGCAGATAAGTATCCTACAAGGTATTTACCACGAACTTTTGTCGGTGTTCGGGATGTTAATGGCGATCGCATTCAAGAAACAGTATTATTATATTCCAGCAATTACGCTCGACAAATCGATGCATCCAGAGTGTTGAAAGACTTTGGTGCTAGCGCCCAAGCGATGTTAGATGGTGGTGGTAGTACTGGAATCATTGTAGATGGCAAACCTTTGATTTCTACCAATCGTCCTATACCTCATGCGATCGCAGTATATTCTGGCAAGTAA
- a CDS encoding class I SAM-dependent methyltransferase, producing the protein MTVENNKSSQPTNVLFYGRTLKEYVSMFDIELSAWQGCKILDCPAGPASFVEEARQQGLDVIGCDPSYTDELLVMVDNGNNDIDKTIEVSSQYSQYLSQQFYSSLEQMKEYATKALKIFAESYSLGRKENVYIQAALPNLPFCDRSFDLVLSGNFLFIYSKLINPNLEKFDYEFHRQAIIELLRVSKKEVRIFPVGNLTGQPHEYVSQLLTELKTQRIVAEIVPVQYQIFQTGNLMLRLTRL; encoded by the coding sequence ATGACAGTTGAAAATAATAAATCTAGTCAGCCAACAAACGTGCTGTTTTATGGACGTACTCTTAAAGAATACGTAAGCATGTTTGATATAGAATTGTCTGCTTGGCAAGGATGTAAAATTTTAGACTGTCCCGCAGGGCCAGCTTCTTTTGTTGAGGAAGCTAGACAGCAAGGGTTAGATGTTATCGGCTGTGATCCTTCATATACCGATGAACTACTAGTAATGGTTGATAATGGAAATAATGATATTGATAAAACTATAGAAGTAAGTTCACAGTATTCTCAATACTTGAGTCAACAATTTTACTCTTCATTAGAACAGATGAAAGAATATGCCACTAAAGCATTAAAAATATTTGCTGAATCTTATTCATTAGGCAGAAAAGAAAATGTATACATCCAAGCAGCACTGCCTAACTTACCATTTTGTGACCGAAGTTTTGATTTAGTTCTCAGTGGTAACTTTCTTTTTATTTACAGCAAACTCATTAACCCAAATCTGGAAAAGTTTGATTATGAATTTCACCGACAAGCGATTATAGAGTTGCTGCGCGTAAGTAAAAAAGAGGTGAGAATCTTTCCGGTTGGTAATTTAACAGGACAACCTCATGAATATGTCTCACAGCTACTAACGGAATTAAAAACACAGAGAATTGTTGCTGAGATAGTACCAGTCCAATATCAAATATTTCAAACTGGCAATCTCATGTTACGTTTAACTCGTTTATAG
- the hisD gene encoding histidinol dehydrogenase — protein sequence MQLLKTTDQDFSIQFQAFVNERREATVDVSGTVKEIIADVKARGDAAVKEYTTRFDRYSPESFRLSDTFVTQQAAKCPQEVRAALEVAAERITAFHQKQLPQNIAYTDEVGVKLGLNWVALTTVGIYVPGGRASYPSSLLMNALPAKIAGVERIVMTVPMPGGEINPAVLAAAQVAGVTEIYSIGGAQAIAALAYGTQSIAPVDKIVGPGNAYVAEAKRQVFGRVGIDSIAGPSEILVVADDQNHPEWIAWDLLSQAEHDPSAQSILITDSEIFAQAVIKAVEQILKTLSTQAVASKSWENHGAVIIVSDLAASIALLNQLAPEHVELCVDEPQQLAKQIRCAGSMFLGRHTPEAIGDYVGGPNHVLPTARSARFASGLSVYDFVKRITSLQCDEQALQTIGKAAISLAQAEGLPAHAGSVAVRLEIS from the coding sequence ATGCAGCTACTGAAAACAACCGACCAAGATTTTTCTATCCAATTCCAAGCATTTGTCAACGAACGCAGGGAAGCAACGGTTGATGTCAGTGGCACTGTCAAAGAAATTATTGCTGATGTCAAAGCGCGTGGTGATGCAGCAGTTAAGGAATATACTACTCGTTTTGACCGCTACAGCCCTGAATCTTTTCGTCTGAGTGATACTTTTGTTACTCAACAAGCTGCCAAATGTCCCCAGGAAGTCAGGGCTGCGTTGGAAGTTGCTGCTGAGAGAATTACTGCTTTTCATCAAAAACAGCTACCCCAAAATATTGCCTACACCGATGAAGTGGGTGTGAAACTTGGCTTAAATTGGGTAGCTTTAACAACAGTTGGAATTTACGTACCTGGGGGAAGGGCAAGTTATCCCAGTTCTTTGCTAATGAATGCACTGCCCGCTAAAATCGCTGGTGTTGAGAGAATTGTCATGACAGTGCCAATGCCTGGCGGTGAAATTAATCCAGCAGTATTGGCAGCAGCTCAAGTAGCAGGTGTTACAGAAATCTATAGTATCGGTGGAGCGCAGGCAATAGCAGCTCTCGCCTATGGTACACAAAGCATTGCCCCTGTTGATAAAATTGTTGGGCCTGGCAATGCCTATGTTGCAGAAGCAAAACGTCAGGTATTCGGCAGAGTTGGCATTGACAGTATTGCTGGCCCATCTGAAATTTTGGTAGTAGCCGATGATCAGAATCATCCAGAATGGATTGCTTGGGATTTGCTATCACAAGCAGAACACGACCCCAGCGCTCAATCTATACTAATTACTGACTCAGAAATTTTTGCCCAAGCTGTGATCAAGGCCGTTGAACAAATTCTTAAAACCTTATCTACTCAAGCTGTAGCTAGTAAAAGTTGGGAAAATCATGGTGCGGTGATTATTGTCAGTGATTTAGCCGCAAGCATTGCTTTGCTGAATCAATTAGCACCAGAACATGTGGAATTATGCGTAGACGAACCACAACAGCTTGCCAAGCAAATTCGCTGTGCTGGTAGCATGTTTTTAGGTCGTCACACCCCAGAAGCAATTGGTGATTATGTCGGCGGTCCCAATCACGTCTTACCAACAGCACGTTCAGCCCGCTTTGCTTCCGGCTTAAGTGTCTACGATTTTGTGAAGCGGATTACTTCTTTGCAATGCGATGAACAAGCATTACAAACCATAGGCAAAGCAGCAATCAGCCTCGCCCAAGCCGAAGGTTTACCAGCTCATGCAGGTAGTGTGGCGGTAAGGTTAGAAATCAGTTAA